In Actinomadura citrea, a single window of DNA contains:
- a CDS encoding stage II sporulation protein M, producing the protein MDVDAYVAAHNAEWLRLERLINRSRRLTGAEADELVDLYQRTATHLSVVRSSSPDPQLVGRLSSLVARGRAAVGGAQAPLWRDVTRFATVSFPAAAYRMRWWWLGSAVLGNLLSLALAIWVVHSPDVQATIGTPDEIRELVEHDFANYYTEHSASSFAFQVWVNNAWVSATALIFGILLGIPTVYVLLLNQVNLGISGGLMFAYGKGGVFFGLILPHGLLELTAVYLACAGGLKLGWTIIDPGPRRRGQALAEEGRAAVSIALGLIAVLLVSGLIEGFVTGWVHITWLRITIGVIAEAAFLAYVIVLGRRAVRQGETGDSDLHPDLAPVSG; encoded by the coding sequence GTGGACGTCGACGCCTACGTGGCCGCGCACAACGCCGAATGGCTGCGCCTCGAACGGCTCATCAACCGCAGCCGCAGGCTGACCGGCGCGGAAGCCGACGAACTGGTCGACCTCTACCAGCGCACGGCGACGCACCTGTCGGTCGTCCGCTCCAGCTCGCCCGACCCGCAGCTCGTGGGGCGGCTGTCGTCGCTGGTGGCGCGCGGCAGGGCCGCGGTGGGCGGCGCGCAGGCGCCGCTCTGGCGCGACGTCACCCGCTTCGCGACCGTGTCGTTCCCGGCGGCCGCGTACCGGATGCGGTGGTGGTGGCTCGGCAGTGCCGTTCTCGGCAACCTGTTGTCGCTCGCCCTGGCGATCTGGGTCGTGCACAGCCCCGACGTACAGGCGACCATCGGGACGCCGGACGAGATCCGCGAACTCGTCGAGCACGACTTCGCGAACTACTACACCGAGCACTCCGCGTCCTCGTTCGCGTTCCAGGTGTGGGTCAACAACGCCTGGGTGTCGGCGACCGCGCTCATCTTCGGGATCCTGCTCGGCATCCCGACCGTCTACGTCCTGCTGCTGAACCAGGTCAACCTCGGGATCAGCGGCGGCCTGATGTTCGCCTACGGCAAGGGCGGGGTGTTCTTCGGCCTGATCCTCCCGCACGGCCTGCTGGAGCTGACCGCCGTCTACCTCGCCTGCGCCGGGGGCCTCAAGCTCGGCTGGACGATCATCGACCCGGGCCCGCGCCGCCGCGGCCAGGCCCTCGCCGAGGAGGGCCGCGCCGCCGTCAGCATCGCCCTCGGCCTCATCGCGGTGCTGCTCGTGTCCGGCCTCATCGAGGGCTTCGTGACCGGCTGGGTCCACATCACCTGGCTGCGCATCACCATCGGCGTCATCGCCGAGGCCGCCTTCCTCGCCTACGTGATCGTCCTGGGCCGCCGCGCCGTCCGCCAGGGCGAAACCGGCGACTCCGACCTCCACCCGGATCTCGCGCCGGTGTCCGGTTGA
- a CDS encoding DUF58 domain-containing protein has translation MALTGRLGLLALLGAIVPLFAPSWWTLFAVWGALLLGVAADLALAGNVRALRFHRAGDTNVRLGETAQVSLIVENLGRRRLKARLRDVWPPSAGATPRMVRVDVPAGERRRVEMTLTPTRRGDRKAVTVVVRSVGPLGLAARQLSRPAPWSVRALPAFPSRRHLPAKLARLRELTGAHVALIRGQGTEFDSLREYVDGDDVRSIDWRATARRGDVVVRTWRPERDRRIYLVLDTGRTSAGRVGDIPRLDCSMDAALLLGALASRAGDRVDLLAYDRRVRARVEGASRTDLLPAMVHALAPLDPELLECDAAGMVSTLMARVRQRCLVVLLTDLNTAAIEEGLLPLLPRLTARHLVMIAAVSDPRVAEMAEGRGDLASVYDAAAAERARAERRRLTAELRGHGVEVVDAPPSAIAPALADAYLALKAAGRL, from the coding sequence ATGGCGCTGACCGGGCGTCTCGGGCTGCTGGCCCTCCTCGGCGCGATCGTCCCGCTGTTCGCGCCGAGCTGGTGGACGCTCTTCGCGGTGTGGGGCGCCCTGCTGCTCGGCGTCGCCGCCGACCTCGCCCTGGCGGGGAACGTGCGGGCCCTGCGCTTCCACCGCGCCGGCGACACCAACGTGCGCCTCGGCGAGACGGCCCAGGTGTCGCTGATCGTGGAGAACCTCGGCCGGCGGCGCCTCAAGGCCCGGCTCCGGGACGTGTGGCCGCCCAGCGCGGGCGCCACGCCCCGCATGGTGAGGGTGGACGTACCCGCCGGGGAACGGCGCCGCGTCGAGATGACGTTGACGCCGACCCGCCGCGGCGACCGGAAGGCCGTCACCGTCGTCGTCCGCTCCGTGGGGCCGCTCGGACTGGCCGCGCGGCAGCTCTCGCGTCCCGCGCCCTGGAGCGTCCGGGCGCTGCCCGCGTTCCCGTCCCGCCGCCACCTGCCCGCCAAGCTCGCCCGGCTGCGAGAGCTCACGGGCGCGCACGTCGCGCTGATCCGCGGGCAGGGCACCGAGTTCGACTCCCTGCGCGAGTACGTGGACGGCGACGACGTCCGGTCCATCGACTGGCGCGCCACGGCGCGGCGCGGCGACGTGGTCGTGCGGACCTGGCGCCCCGAACGCGACCGCCGCATCTACCTCGTCCTCGACACCGGCCGCACGTCCGCGGGCCGCGTCGGCGACATCCCCCGGCTCGACTGCTCGATGGACGCGGCGCTCCTGCTCGGCGCCCTGGCTTCCCGCGCCGGCGACCGCGTCGACCTGCTCGCCTACGACCGCCGCGTCCGCGCCCGCGTGGAGGGCGCCTCCCGCACCGACCTGCTGCCCGCGATGGTGCACGCCCTCGCGCCGCTGGACCCCGAGCTGCTCGAATGCGACGCCGCCGGGATGGTGTCGACGCTGATGGCGCGCGTCCGGCAGCGGTGCCTCGTCGTGCTGCTCACCGATCTGAACACCGCCGCGATCGAGGAGGGGCTGCTGCCCCTGCTGCCGCGCCTCACCGCCCGGCACCTCGTCATGATCGCCGCGGTCTCGGATCCGCGGGTCGCGGAGATGGCGGAGGGCCGCGGCGACCTCGCGTCCGTCTACGACGCCGCCGCCGCCGAGCGCGCCCGAGCCGAACGCCGCCGCCTGACGGCCGAACTACGAGGCCACGGCGTAGAAGTGGTGGACGCCCCACCGTCGGCCATAGCCCCCGCCCTGGCCGACGCCTACCTGGCCCTGAAAGCCGCAGGAAGGCTGTAG
- a CDS encoding RDD family protein — MADLVTGEAVALDIRVARLASRACAILLDLLFQMVLLNIVVYVTAMTSLVADDAWTVGLTLLAVVAVIVGYPCAFETLSRGRTLGKMAVGLRVVGDDGGPVRFRQALVRALAGFVEFWMFYGSPALITSFCNRRGKRLGDLFAGTIVIQERVPASALLGPVAVMPPQLAWWARNLELSMLSDELAMTARQYLSRFWELLPEVRDSLGQRIASQVVVVVSPPPPPGVRPEILLSAVLAERRHREELRLAERRARRMRRLGLPAWGPAPVPVPAMAMAGPAPYGPPRQGPPAPPPFSAPQPGRPRFLPPNDYGAGPYQNVLNAPRPPAPYPAGPAGGPPPQRPHPGY, encoded by the coding sequence ATGGCCGATCTCGTCACCGGCGAGGCCGTCGCGCTCGACATCCGGGTCGCGCGACTGGCCAGCCGGGCCTGCGCCATCCTCCTCGACCTGCTCTTCCAGATGGTGCTGCTGAACATCGTCGTCTACGTCACGGCGATGACCTCGCTGGTGGCCGACGACGCCTGGACGGTCGGGCTGACGCTCCTCGCCGTCGTGGCGGTGATCGTCGGGTATCCCTGCGCTTTCGAGACGCTGTCGCGGGGGCGGACGCTGGGCAAGATGGCCGTCGGGCTCCGCGTCGTCGGCGACGACGGCGGGCCGGTCCGGTTCCGGCAGGCGCTGGTGCGGGCGCTCGCCGGGTTCGTCGAGTTCTGGATGTTCTACGGCTCGCCCGCGCTGATCACGTCGTTCTGCAACCGGCGCGGCAAGCGGCTCGGCGACCTGTTCGCCGGGACGATCGTCATCCAGGAGCGGGTGCCCGCGTCCGCGCTGCTGGGTCCCGTCGCGGTGATGCCGCCGCAGCTCGCCTGGTGGGCGCGGAACCTGGAGCTGTCCATGCTGTCGGACGAGCTGGCGATGACGGCCCGGCAGTACCTGTCGCGGTTCTGGGAGCTGCTGCCGGAAGTCCGCGACTCGCTGGGGCAGCGGATCGCCTCGCAGGTCGTCGTGGTGGTGAGCCCGCCACCGCCGCCGGGGGTTCGGCCCGAGATCCTGCTGTCGGCCGTCCTCGCCGAGCGCCGCCACCGCGAGGAGCTGCGGCTCGCCGAGCGCCGGGCGCGCCGGATGCGCCGGTTGGGCCTTCCCGCCTGGGGCCCCGCCCCCGTGCCCGTCCCGGCGATGGCGATGGCGGGGCCCGCGCCGTACGGCCCGCCGCGGCAGGGGCCGCCCGCTCCGCCGCCGTTCAGCGCTCCCCAGCCCGGCCGGCCGCGGTTCCTTCCGCCGAACGACTACGGCGCCGGGCCGTACCAGAACGTGCTGAACGCCCCCCGGCCGCCCGCGCCGTATCCGGCGGGGCCCGCCGGCGGTCCGCCGCCGCAGCGCCCGCATCCGGGCTACTGA
- a CDS encoding cellulase family glycosylhydrolase produces the protein MRVRTALGGVVLAALTLTPPASATAPAHAETAPLPAITDDQGRTLLLHGLNTAGSAKGPAGLPWVKREDVVREARDLGTNSVRYLVQWKNVEPEPGRYDDAYLDDVAERVAWYGEQGMHVILDMHQDIYGPAACEGSGNGAPAWATFTDGLPCTPQDPWVLTYLQPAILRAYDNFWNNTGKHPELVRRYTAMWQHVAQRFSRVPAVLGYDLINEPFGGTRQFGFFEGPILTPFYQGVVNAIREVDGDNWVFVEPQALGPNEGAETSLGAVWDPRPGGPRIVLAPHFYPGGVDLGGSYDGVAKMLVQAQFTLWKRNMPAAARRMNAPMWLGEVGGMGQNAPGAADFTGDWLSMADELGIGWAYWSNDPGSSGVTDGKGEPTLFAKLLARPYPWAVAGTLTNVAHASGTLTVTWRNKAGVAGPTEIWFPSTPKVTSTDPDGTWRTTWDATRHVLSVWADPGRPSHTLTVRP, from the coding sequence ATGCGCGTCCGTACTGCCCTCGGCGGGGTCGTCCTCGCGGCGCTCACCCTGACCCCGCCGGCCTCGGCCACGGCGCCCGCACACGCGGAGACCGCGCCGCTGCCCGCCATCACCGACGACCAGGGCAGGACCCTCCTCCTGCACGGCCTCAACACCGCGGGCAGCGCCAAGGGTCCGGCCGGGTTGCCCTGGGTGAAGCGGGAGGACGTCGTCCGGGAGGCTCGGGATCTGGGCACGAACTCCGTCCGGTACCTGGTCCAGTGGAAGAACGTGGAGCCGGAGCCCGGTCGCTACGACGACGCCTATCTGGACGACGTCGCCGAGCGTGTCGCCTGGTACGGCGAGCAGGGCATGCACGTCATCCTCGACATGCACCAGGACATCTACGGTCCGGCCGCGTGCGAGGGTTCCGGTAACGGCGCCCCGGCTTGGGCCACTTTCACCGACGGACTGCCCTGCACACCGCAGGACCCATGGGTGCTGACGTACCTCCAGCCCGCCATCCTGCGCGCCTACGACAACTTCTGGAACAACACCGGCAAGCACCCGGAACTGGTGCGGCGCTACACCGCGATGTGGCAGCACGTAGCGCAACGCTTCTCCCGCGTCCCTGCCGTACTGGGCTACGACCTCATCAACGAACCTTTCGGCGGGACGCGCCAGTTCGGCTTCTTCGAAGGCCCGATCCTGACGCCCTTCTACCAGGGCGTCGTCAACGCGATCCGCGAGGTGGACGGCGACAACTGGGTGTTCGTCGAACCGCAGGCGCTCGGCCCGAACGAGGGCGCGGAAACCTCCCTGGGTGCTGTCTGGGACCCGCGCCCCGGTGGGCCCCGGATCGTCCTTGCGCCGCACTTCTATCCGGGTGGGGTCGACCTGGGCGGCTCCTACGACGGCGTGGCGAAGATGCTCGTCCAAGCGCAGTTCACGCTCTGGAAGCGGAACATGCCCGCCGCCGCACGGCGCATGAACGCGCCGATGTGGCTGGGCGAGGTCGGCGGCATGGGGCAGAACGCTCCGGGCGCCGCCGACTTCACCGGCGACTGGCTCTCCATGGCGGACGAACTCGGCATCGGCTGGGCGTACTGGTCGAACGACCCGGGCTCATCCGGAGTCACCGACGGCAAGGGCGAGCCGACCCTCTTCGCGAAACTGCTCGCCCGGCCCTACCCGTGGGCGGTCGCCGGCACGCTCACGAACGTCGCCCACGCGTCGGGCACGCTCACGGTGACCTGGCGCAACAAGGCCGGCGTGGCGGGCCCCACGGAGATCTGGTTCCCGTCCACCCCGAAGGTCACCTCGACCGACCCGGACGGGACGTGGCGGACGACCTGGGACGCGACGCGCCACGTCCTGTCGGTGTGGGCCGACCCCGGTAGGCCGTCCCACACCCTCACGGTGAGGCCCTAG